In Phormidium yuhuli AB48, one genomic interval encodes:
- the cbiQ gene encoding cobalt ECF transporter T component CbiQ — MQHEIDYYAGLDSPIHRWEPRCKLIGLMALIFAFSAVEVPGLLLVMLLVTGILYKLSRLPGSYLRQRLHYPGYFLLGAVVMLPLSMGETVLLDLGWLQVRWEGILAAIPIVVRFVCIVTVTLVLFGTGSLATSLRAMRSLGVPSLITDMMLLFYRYLYDLLDRLRQVQTAMRLRGFNPKQFSWRTLRLLAALTGTLLVTSYEQSEQVYQAMRLRGYGQRPAQGLTLPIQPWDAIALGGVLLLAAGLVIAQIWLSLETA; from the coding sequence ATGCAACATGAAATTGATTATTATGCCGGTCTGGACTCTCCCATTCATCGTTGGGAACCTCGCTGTAAGCTGATTGGGCTCATGGCCCTGATTTTTGCCTTTTCTGCTGTGGAGGTTCCGGGACTGCTGCTGGTGATGCTCCTGGTAACGGGGATTCTCTATAAACTCTCCCGCTTGCCGGGGTCATACTTACGTCAGCGGCTGCATTATCCGGGCTATTTCTTGCTGGGGGCTGTGGTGATGTTGCCCTTGAGCATGGGCGAAACGGTCTTGCTAGACTTGGGATGGCTTCAGGTTCGTTGGGAGGGAATTTTAGCGGCTATACCGATTGTGGTGCGATTTGTCTGTATTGTCACTGTGACCCTGGTGCTGTTTGGGACGGGTTCTCTGGCGACGAGCTTACGGGCGATGCGATCGCTCGGGGTTCCCAGTCTCATCACTGATATGATGCTGCTGTTCTACCGTTATCTCTATGATTTGCTTGATCGCCTACGACAGGTGCAAACGGCTATGAGACTTCGAGGTTTCAACCCTAAGCAGTTCAGTTGGCGAACCCTGCGGCTGCTGGCGGCCTTGACGGGAACTCTCCTCGTCACCAGTTATGAACAGTCGGAACAGGTGTATCAGGCGATGCGTCTGCGAGGGTATGGCCAACGGCCAGCACAAGGGTTGACTCTGCCGATTCAGCCTTGGGATGCGATCGCCCTTGGGGGGGTGTTGCTCCTAGCCGCTGGATTGGTTATCGCCCAGATTTGGCTTTCCCTGGAAACGGCTTAA
- a CDS encoding methyltransferase domain-containing protein, with product MTVPAYYDRINHQLLESIPKNLGRIIEVGCGTGSLGAAYKQDNPNSEYIGLELNPEAVHIAQDRLDRALCFNVETSDESQLGIAPQSCDALIYGDVLEHLHDPWKILNHHVSWLKPGGYVLASIPNIQHWTILRNLIQGKWEYEDEGLLDRTHLRFFTLDSMQTMFTDAGLIVKGVSRILSHNPEEFEAFYSQLEPLAQHLKLDHKRLKLLTESHQYVLTGVKTQRRLFIQTLMMAPLACDRIRVLDPDEFSNRITGVRAISSVRNATLSLAEADEEKVFIWQRALLKPETALTQQQNLLQRDYLIVAEIDDDPLRWETPSDNGFFSYRSCHCVQTSTEPLAEFLRQYNPYVKVFPNQLAKLPKPRLESDYETATVFFGALNREEDWKPLIDAINQVLEQLGDRVSVKVLHDRQFFEALNTPHKAFAPFCAYANYQQVMRSSTVALLPLEPTRFNKMKSDLKFVECAGQGVAVLASPTVYERSLQDGKTGLLYRSVEDFAAKFQELLINPTLRQQLGQAAYQWVAQNRLLEHHAQDRAKWYFQMRDRLPELNEALKQRTPELF from the coding sequence ATGACGGTTCCCGCTTACTACGATCGTATCAATCATCAACTGCTCGAAAGTATCCCCAAAAACCTCGGCCGCATCATTGAGGTAGGTTGCGGAACCGGGTCTCTAGGAGCCGCTTATAAACAAGACAATCCCAATAGTGAATACATCGGCTTAGAGCTAAACCCAGAGGCCGTTCACATCGCCCAAGACCGGCTCGATCGCGCCTTATGTTTCAATGTCGAGACCTCCGATGAGAGCCAGTTAGGGATTGCTCCACAAAGTTGTGATGCGCTCATCTATGGCGATGTCTTAGAACATCTACACGACCCCTGGAAGATTCTCAATCATCATGTCTCCTGGCTCAAACCCGGTGGTTACGTCTTGGCCTCGATTCCCAATATCCAGCATTGGACGATTCTGCGAAATCTCATCCAGGGGAAATGGGAGTATGAAGATGAGGGACTGCTCGATCGCACCCATTTGCGCTTCTTCACCCTGGACAGTATGCAGACGATGTTTACCGATGCCGGGTTAATCGTCAAAGGGGTTAGCCGTATTTTGTCCCATAACCCTGAAGAATTTGAAGCCTTCTACTCCCAACTCGAACCCCTGGCCCAACACCTGAAGCTGGATCACAAGCGCTTGAAACTGCTCACAGAATCTCATCAATACGTTCTCACCGGGGTAAAAACTCAACGGCGGCTGTTTATCCAAACCCTCATGATGGCCCCATTGGCCTGCGATCGCATCCGTGTCTTAGATCCTGACGAGTTTAGTAACCGCATCACGGGAGTACGAGCTATCTCCTCGGTTCGCAATGCTACCCTCAGTCTAGCGGAAGCCGATGAGGAAAAAGTCTTCATCTGGCAACGGGCCCTGCTGAAACCCGAAACTGCCCTAACACAACAGCAAAACTTACTTCAGCGGGACTATCTGATTGTCGCAGAAATTGATGATGACCCCCTACGTTGGGAAACTCCCTCGGATAACGGCTTTTTCTCCTATCGCAGTTGTCACTGTGTGCAAACCTCCACTGAGCCACTGGCAGAGTTTTTGCGTCAATATAACCCTTACGTCAAGGTTTTTCCCAACCAGCTCGCCAAACTGCCTAAACCTCGCCTTGAGAGCGACTATGAGACGGCTACCGTCTTTTTCGGAGCCTTAAACCGAGAAGAGGATTGGAAACCTCTCATCGACGCCATCAACCAAGTTCTGGAGCAACTGGGCGATCGCGTCTCCGTCAAAGTTCTCCATGACCGACAATTTTTCGAGGCCCTCAACACCCCTCACAAAGCCTTTGCTCCCTTCTGTGCCTATGCCAACTATCAGCAGGTGATGCGTTCGAGTACCGTCGCCCTGCTGCCCCTAGAACCCACTCGTTTTAACAAAATGAAGTCTGACCTCAAATTTGTTGAATGTGCCGGTCAGGGGGTCGCCGTCCTCGCTAGCCCAACGGTCTATGAGAGGAGTCTTCAAGATGGCAAAACCGGCCTGCTGTACCGTTCGGTCGAGGACTTCGCAGCCAAATTCCAAGAGTTGCTGATCAACCCTACCCTACGACAACAGCTTGGACAAGCCGCCTATCAGTGGGTTGCCCAGAATCGTCTCTTGGAACATCATGCTCAAGACCGAGCCAAATGGTATTTCCAGATGCGCGATCGCCTCCCAGAACTTAACGAAGCCTTGAAACAGCGGACTCCTGAATTATTCTAA
- a CDS encoding hybrid sensor histidine kinase/response regulator: MRQLMRQLKGRRLPITAKLTATIALSAVISVTTVTLFSLHRQRQVYREELEGQAALMLDLVSRLVAAPLASDTGDTVTELQQILEGLETEESWLTVTIYDENGQRLLTLNAEEDSQAEIQLGSEILASGTPLFEWERDLLHSGQTIASGAETVGALQLDFPMTRFRQGQNKTRNSAILLGVLLTGAGVGVAAWLGRSLGKPLQELAHASQWVAEGEFDRAIDDDSAIQQHRTRPDEIGDLALAFARMTSQIRDMVLYLEQRAEQVQKSELKNQALLEAIPDTMFRLRTDGTYLDVQADKDQPLLLSRSGFLGKSLYEVLPKEVADLNLHYAELARQSREVQIFEYALDIPNRKTGEIRLHNFEARIVTSGENEVLAIVRDITERKRYEAAIEAERQQLRQIVTQAPVAMAMMDSNMCYLAYSNTWLSDFNLEQEPLIGKCHYDVFSDLPERWRVLYNQALQGEIVSTPEDIWERDNGVQLYLRWAIHPWYTSDGQVGGVVIASTQINELVQAREAALETARLKSDFLANMSHEIRTPMNGVLGMTDLLMTTELDEEQLEFTEALKTSGEHLLNLINDILDFSKLEAEKLRLDRHTFKLKSCLNEVLNIFVMQSKEKGISLKLHINPNLPAQLSGDSRRLRQVLMNLVGNAIKFTDRGSVAIGVRAIGSKQGVLGDPGSDEGECERILTLQFAVRDTGIGIAEGDRKYLFQAFSQVDASSTRRYGGTGLGLAICRQLVQKMGGQIWVESEPNQGSTFVFTAQFVEVSPPEDDPSPAATESLANSTGVTEAPSETPESLSADVSAPSTPIPVDQQLDVGEISAPPPAARATASVPAKVLVVEDTHINQKVVMNQLKLLGYKAACVNNGQEALDRLQQERFDMVLMDCQMPVLDGYQATQRLRLREKDSDRHMVVVGLTAHAMEGDREKCLNAGMDDYLAKPVTMEKLKSVLEHWMTRIESSPVHQSSALSQNGATVTSNPSISASMADSTPAKSDIYIDWDRLHEVSGDDLEFELELLDSFMDSAREYVAGAETAIIEGDLETFSRLIHQIKGASGNVGIPDMMKLAGTLNEQVKRQPTDPKVLQEAKAGVKCLDQMLDQVAAVMGSLAQELQA; the protein is encoded by the coding sequence ATGCGTCAACTGATGCGTCAACTCAAAGGTCGTCGCTTACCCATCACCGCTAAGCTCACGGCCACCATCGCTTTGTCAGCTGTGATCAGTGTAACTACTGTGACGCTGTTTTCACTCCATCGCCAACGACAGGTTTACCGAGAAGAACTCGAAGGCCAAGCGGCCCTCATGTTGGATCTCGTGTCACGTTTAGTTGCTGCTCCCCTAGCCAGTGACACCGGTGACACCGTGACCGAACTCCAACAAATCCTGGAGGGTCTAGAGACGGAAGAGAGCTGGCTCACCGTTACGATTTATGACGAAAATGGCCAACGTCTTTTAACCTTAAACGCAGAAGAGGACTCCCAGGCGGAGATTCAATTAGGGTCTGAAATTTTAGCCAGTGGAACGCCCCTCTTTGAATGGGAACGCGATCTCCTTCATTCAGGACAAACCATCGCCTCAGGAGCGGAAACCGTGGGAGCGCTCCAGTTAGATTTTCCCATGACTCGCTTCCGTCAAGGACAGAATAAGACCCGCAACAGTGCCATCCTTCTGGGGGTCTTATTAACGGGGGCTGGGGTTGGGGTGGCGGCATGGCTCGGCCGTTCCCTGGGCAAACCGCTCCAGGAACTGGCCCACGCCAGCCAGTGGGTCGCGGAAGGGGAGTTTGATCGCGCCATCGATGATGACAGTGCTATCCAACAGCACCGCACTCGCCCCGACGAAATTGGCGATCTCGCCTTGGCCTTTGCTCGCATGACCTCACAAATCCGCGATATGGTCTTATATTTGGAACAACGGGCTGAGCAAGTTCAGAAAAGTGAACTGAAAAATCAAGCTCTCCTCGAAGCTATCCCAGACACCATGTTTCGCTTGCGCACTGATGGCACCTATCTCGATGTGCAGGCTGATAAGGATCAGCCACTTCTCTTATCTCGCAGTGGTTTCTTAGGTAAAAGTCTCTATGAAGTGTTGCCGAAAGAAGTTGCCGATCTCAATTTGCATTATGCGGAGTTAGCCCGTCAATCCCGAGAAGTGCAAATCTTTGAATATGCTCTTGATATCCCGAATCGCAAAACGGGAGAGATCCGATTGCATAACTTTGAGGCGCGGATTGTCACCAGTGGGGAGAATGAAGTCCTAGCAATTGTTCGCGATATCACGGAACGAAAACGCTATGAGGCAGCCATTGAAGCCGAGCGACAACAATTGCGACAAATCGTTACCCAAGCCCCAGTAGCTATGGCAATGATGGATAGCAACATGTGCTATCTTGCCTATAGCAATACGTGGCTGAGTGATTTTAATCTGGAGCAAGAGCCTCTAATTGGCAAATGCCATTATGATGTGTTTTCAGATTTGCCTGAACGCTGGCGAGTGTTGTATAACCAAGCATTACAGGGAGAAATTGTCAGCACTCCTGAGGATATTTGGGAACGGGATAATGGGGTGCAACTTTATTTACGCTGGGCGATTCATCCCTGGTATACTTCAGATGGCCAGGTGGGGGGTGTGGTCATTGCGAGTACCCAAATTAACGAACTGGTTCAAGCCCGGGAAGCTGCATTAGAAACCGCCCGTTTGAAGTCTGATTTCTTGGCAAATATGAGTCATGAAATCCGAACTCCGATGAATGGAGTGCTGGGGATGACAGACTTGTTAATGACCACCGAGTTAGATGAAGAACAATTAGAATTTACGGAAGCGTTAAAGACCAGTGGTGAGCATCTTTTAAATCTAATCAATGATATTTTAGATTTTTCAAAACTAGAAGCAGAAAAACTACGATTAGACCGTCACACCTTTAAATTAAAGTCTTGTTTGAATGAGGTTTTAAATATTTTTGTGATGCAGTCAAAAGAGAAAGGAATATCTCTGAAACTGCATATTAACCCTAATTTGCCGGCTCAACTCTCGGGAGATTCCCGTCGTCTGCGACAAGTGTTAATGAATTTAGTGGGGAATGCCATTAAGTTTACGGATCGCGGCTCTGTCGCCATTGGGGTCCGAGCCATTGGCTCCAAACAAGGGGTTCTTGGGGACCCTGGATCAGATGAGGGTGAGTGTGAGAGAATTTTAACCCTACAATTTGCGGTGCGTGATACGGGAATCGGCATTGCTGAGGGCGATCGCAAGTATCTATTTCAGGCCTTTTCTCAGGTAGATGCGTCAAGTACCCGTCGCTATGGGGGAACGGGTTTAGGGTTAGCCATCTGTCGTCAGTTGGTGCAGAAGATGGGGGGACAAATTTGGGTGGAAAGCGAACCCAACCAAGGCTCAACCTTTGTTTTTACGGCACAATTTGTTGAGGTCTCACCCCCAGAAGATGACCCCAGTCCAGCGGCGACGGAGTCCCTGGCTAACTCAACTGGGGTTACCGAAGCTCCCTCAGAGACCCCAGAATCTCTCTCAGCTGACGTCTCAGCTCCCTCCACCCCTATCCCGGTAGACCAACAGTTGGACGTAGGGGAGATCTCGGCTCCTCCCCCGGCGGCGCGGGCCACGGCTTCAGTCCCGGCTAAAGTCCTTGTGGTGGAAGATACCCACATTAACCAAAAAGTAGTCATGAACCAGCTCAAGTTACTCGGGTACAAGGCCGCGTGTGTTAATAATGGCCAAGAAGCCTTAGACCGGCTTCAGCAAGAGCGGTTTGATATGGTGTTAATGGACTGTCAAATGCCGGTACTGGATGGATACCAGGCAACGCAGCGTTTACGTTTGCGGGAGAAAGACAGCGATCGCCATATGGTGGTTGTTGGCCTGACGGCTCACGCCATGGAAGGCGATCGCGAAAAGTGTTTAAATGCGGGGATGGATGATTATCTCGCCAAACCCGTCACGATGGAAAAACTGAAATCTGTTTTGGAACATTGGATGACAAGAATCGAATCATCACCTGTACATCAGTCCTCAGCTCTTTCTCAGAATGGAGCCACTGTAACGTCTAACCCTTCAATATCAGCATCTATGGCAGATTCTACCCCGGCAAAGTCCGACATTTACATTGACTGGGATCGTCTTCATGAGGTTTCTGGCGATGATCTCGAATTTGAATTAGAACTCCTCGATTCGTTTATGGACTCGGCCCGAGAGTATGTGGCGGGTGCAGAAACGGCAATCATAGAGGGAGATTTAGAAACGTTTTCACGGCTGATTCATCAGATTAAGGGGGCCAGCGGCAATGTGGGCATTCCGGACATGATGAAATTAGCGGGAACCTTGAATGAACAAGTCAAACGGCAACCGACCGATCCTAAGGTCTTACAAGAGGCTAAAGCGGGAGTCAAATGTTTGGATCAGATGTTGGATCAGGTCGCAGCCGTTATGGGTAGCCTGGCCCAGGAACTCCAAGCCTAA
- a CDS encoding RibD family protein, which produces MVRPYTIVILAMTADGKISDVKRSGVTFGSSVDYTHLEQQVAEADGVLMGGGTLRSGETAMRVQTPALLTARQEAGKPPQPIQIVCSASGKIDPELRFFQQPIPRWLLTTPQGAEFWQTHSGFDQVLTGGTSRDGVDFPAAFERLRTLGVERLAVLGGGTLIASLFELGLVDELWLTVCGYIFGGSQAPTPVDGLGFARDRAPRLRLLEVNRVEDEVFLHYQVQRDSP; this is translated from the coding sequence ATGGTTCGTCCTTACACGATAGTTATATTAGCCATGACGGCTGATGGCAAAATTTCTGATGTCAAACGCTCGGGGGTGACCTTCGGCTCTTCTGTTGATTATACGCATTTGGAACAGCAGGTGGCTGAGGCAGATGGGGTGTTAATGGGAGGGGGAACGTTGCGCTCGGGGGAAACGGCGATGCGCGTTCAGACTCCGGCGTTACTGACGGCTCGACAGGAGGCGGGAAAACCGCCACAGCCGATTCAAATTGTTTGTTCGGCTTCGGGGAAGATTGACCCGGAGTTACGCTTTTTTCAACAGCCGATTCCCCGCTGGCTCTTGACGACCCCTCAGGGGGCTGAGTTTTGGCAGACTCATTCGGGTTTTGACCAAGTTCTGACCGGGGGAACCTCAAGGGATGGGGTGGATTTTCCTGCTGCTTTCGAGAGGTTGAGAACCTTGGGGGTGGAACGGCTGGCGGTCTTGGGGGGTGGAACGTTGATTGCGAGTTTGTTTGAGTTGGGATTGGTGGATGAGTTGTGGTTGACGGTCTGTGGCTATATTTTTGGGGGGAGTCAGGCCCCGACGCCGGTGGATGGTTTGGGTTTCGCTCGCGATCGCGCTCCCCGCTTACGGTTATTGGAGGTGAACCGGGTTGAGGATGAGGTGTTTCTGCATTATCAGGTGCAGCGAGATTCCCCTTAG
- a CDS encoding UDP-glucuronic acid decarboxylase family protein gives MRILVTGGAGFLGSHLVDRLMEQGHEVLCLDNFFTGSKHNILKWMDSPYFEVIRHDITEPIRVEVDQIYHLACPASPVHYQYNPVKTVKTSVLGTLHMLGLAKRIKARLLLASTSEVYGDPDVHPQTEAYRGNVNPIGIRACYDEGKRIAETLCFDYHRQNNVDIRVMRIFNTYGPRMQENDGRVVSNFIVQALRGIPLTVYGDGQQTRSFCYVSDLIEGMMRLMNNEEHIGPVNIGNPNEYTILQLAQTIQRLINPDVEIQFEPLPQDDPQQRQPDITRAKDWLGWTPTIELEEGLKETIADFRDRLSLT, from the coding sequence ATGAGAATATTAGTTACCGGTGGTGCGGGATTCCTGGGTTCCCACCTCGTTGATCGCCTGATGGAACAAGGACATGAAGTCCTTTGTCTGGATAACTTTTTCACCGGGAGCAAGCACAACATCCTCAAATGGATGGACTCTCCTTATTTTGAGGTGATTCGCCATGATATTACTGAACCGATTCGGGTCGAAGTCGACCAGATTTATCATCTGGCTTGTCCAGCGTCACCGGTTCATTATCAGTACAATCCGGTGAAAACAGTGAAGACTAGCGTCTTGGGAACCCTACATATGTTAGGACTTGCTAAGCGTATTAAGGCTCGGTTGTTATTGGCCTCGACCTCGGAAGTCTATGGAGACCCCGATGTTCACCCACAAACGGAAGCCTATCGGGGGAATGTGAACCCGATTGGGATCCGTGCCTGTTACGACGAGGGGAAGCGTATTGCTGAAACCCTCTGTTTTGACTACCACCGTCAGAATAACGTCGATATCCGGGTGATGCGGATTTTCAACACCTATGGGCCGCGAATGCAGGAAAATGATGGACGGGTGGTGAGTAATTTTATTGTTCAGGCGCTACGCGGGATTCCTCTAACGGTGTATGGGGATGGCCAGCAAACTCGGAGTTTTTGCTATGTCTCAGACCTCATTGAGGGCATGATGCGCTTGATGAACAATGAGGAGCATATTGGGCCGGTGAATATCGGCAATCCCAATGAGTACACGATTCTGCAACTGGCTCAGACGATTCAGCGGCTGATTAACCCCGATGTGGAGATTCAGTTTGAGCCACTTCCTCAGGATGACCCACAACAGCGACAGCCGGATATTACACGGGCCAAGGACTGGCTGGGGTGGACTCCGACGATTGAACTGGAAGAAGGACTTAAAGAAACCATTGCGGATTTCCGCGATCGCCTGAGCTTGACGTAA
- a CDS encoding UDP-glucose dehydrogenase family protein has product MRVCVIGTGYVGLVTGACLAHTGHEVICVDNNEEKVKTMKAGRSPIYEPGLSEIMTGAIQNGKIEFTTDLEAGVSHGDVLFIAVGTPPLPTGESDTRYVEAVARGIGAHLKQGYKVIVNKSTVPIGSGDWVRSIVLDGIAEREKSLVGAGKTGEDLVEHIEVEFDVVSNPEFLREGSAVYDTFNPDRIVLGSNSDRALTMMQELYAPIVNREVAENKELPPVPVVMTDLCSAEMIKYAANSFLATKISFINEVANICDRVGADVTQVAKGIGLDSRIGNKFLNAGIGWGGSCFPKDVSALVHTADDYGYDAQLLKSAVEVNQRQRLMALEKLQQELKILKGKTIGLLGLTFKPDTDDMRDAPSLVLIENLNRLGAKVKAYDPIVSQTGLRSGLSGVYVETDPERLADSCDALVLVTDWQQFADLDYAKMAKLMNSPIMVDGRNFLDRTALEAIGFRYVGIGH; this is encoded by the coding sequence ATGCGTGTTTGTGTGATTGGTACCGGGTACGTGGGTTTGGTGACGGGGGCCTGTTTGGCTCATACCGGTCATGAGGTGATCTGCGTTGATAACAACGAGGAAAAGGTCAAAACCATGAAGGCGGGGCGATCGCCCATTTATGAGCCGGGATTGTCGGAAATTATGACTGGCGCCATTCAAAATGGCAAGATTGAGTTCACTACGGATTTGGAGGCCGGCGTCTCTCATGGGGATGTTCTCTTTATTGCCGTAGGAACGCCGCCGTTACCCACCGGCGAAAGTGATACCCGCTATGTCGAAGCGGTAGCCCGGGGAATTGGCGCTCACTTGAAGCAAGGCTATAAGGTGATTGTCAATAAATCCACGGTTCCCATTGGTTCTGGGGACTGGGTACGCAGTATTGTGCTCGATGGCATTGCAGAACGGGAAAAATCCCTGGTAGGAGCTGGCAAAACTGGGGAAGACCTGGTGGAGCATATTGAGGTGGAATTTGATGTGGTCAGTAATCCCGAGTTTCTGCGGGAGGGGTCGGCGGTGTATGACACCTTTAACCCCGATCGCATTGTCTTGGGGAGTAACAGCGATCGCGCCTTGACGATGATGCAGGAACTCTATGCACCCATTGTCAATCGTGAGGTGGCTGAAAATAAGGAGTTACCCCCGGTTCCGGTGGTGATGACGGATTTATGTTCGGCGGAGATGATTAAGTACGCCGCCAACTCGTTCTTGGCCACCAAGATTAGTTTTATCAATGAAGTGGCTAATATCTGCGATCGCGTGGGTGCGGATGTGACCCAGGTGGCGAAAGGGATTGGCCTAGACTCCCGGATTGGGAATAAGTTCTTGAATGCGGGGATTGGCTGGGGTGGCTCCTGTTTCCCCAAAGATGTCTCGGCCTTGGTTCATACAGCGGATGATTATGGCTATGATGCTCAATTGCTGAAGTCGGCGGTAGAGGTGAATCAACGTCAGCGGTTGATGGCCTTGGAGAAACTGCAACAGGAGTTGAAGATTCTCAAGGGGAAAACCATCGGCTTGTTGGGGTTGACCTTTAAGCCGGATACGGACGATATGCGGGATGCGCCGTCGTTGGTGTTGATTGAGAATCTAAACCGACTGGGGGCTAAGGTGAAAGCCTATGACCCCATTGTCTCGCAAACGGGCCTACGCTCGGGGCTTTCTGGGGTGTATGTGGAGACGGACCCAGAACGGCTCGCTGATAGCTGTGATGCGTTGGTGTTGGTGACGGATTGGCAACAGTTTGCCGACCTCGATTACGCCAAGATGGCTAAGTTGATGAATAGTCCGATTATGGTAGATGGCCGTAACTTCCTCGACCGCACGGCGTTGGAGGCCATTGGCTTCCGCTATGTGGGAATTGGTCATTAG